A single Salmo trutta chromosome 14, fSalTru1.1, whole genome shotgun sequence DNA region contains:
- the LOC115207085 gene encoding transcription factor HES-5-like: MFSTQRPLQHRDPAMAPSITSAMIYSKNHLTLTNKLRKPVVEKLRRDRINSSLEKLKSLLGPEILNQQPDSKLEKADILEMTVCFLKRQQQYQPVSSSSCSAPVNQGYSRCVQEIVHFLSKDEVKTHSQRRLLIHFQSLQPSSDKNRRESDLLQLSTPAQHSMSKEKGPVNRALWRPW, encoded by the exons ATGTTTTCTACACAGAGGCCTTTACAGCACAGAGATCCAGCTATGGCACCTTCAATCACTTCAGCAATGATCTACTCTAAGAACCACCTGACTCTGACCAACAAG CTAAGAAAGCCAGTGGTGGAGAAGTTACGCAGAGATCGTATCAACAGCAGCCTTGAGAAGCTCAAGTCTCTCCTGGGTCCAGAGATCCTCAATCAGCAGCCTGACTCCAAGCTGGAGAAAGCCGACATCCTGGAGATGACAGTTTGCTTCCTGAAACGACAGCAACAGTATCAACCAGtgagctcctcctcctgctcagcACCTGTCAATCAGGGTTACTCCAGGTGTGTCCAAGAGATTGTGCACTTCCTGTCCAAGGATGAGGTGAAGACACACTCCCAGAGAAGACTGCTGATCCACTTCCAGAGCCTGCAGCCATCCTCTGATAAGAACAGGAGGGAGAGTGACCTGCTTCAGTTGAGCACCCCAGCCCAGCACAGCATGAGCAAAGAGAAGGGTCCAGTCAACAGGGCCCTATGGAGGCCCTGGTAG